A genomic window from Streptomyces sp. NBC_01429 includes:
- a CDS encoding ABC transporter permease produces MTAPALTRPPRAARLAPVRRRLAAAPRPVGRTLVITATVFVLASLLTFSLGALSDANPAAAVLGDQATPADIARMEAQFGLDRPLHAQYLSWLGQALTGDLGVSWFTGVPVADSVAQALPVDLSIAGLALLLAVVIGGGTGIVAALNNGGRIDRAVTLVCSVLSTLPPFLIGIVLIVVLAVQLGALPTGGYVPFGESPGQWLRYAILPAFALSLDAAASMARQLRTSLVGALRENYVTGAQMRGFSARRVLFGHVLRNAAGPALSVLGVSVPVILGGAVVTEKIFNLPGIAQLSLQSAEQHDIPVIQGTLLVTVAVVLVANIGVNAALAALNPAARGQPGGGGRGAAGDGGTA; encoded by the coding sequence ATGACCGCACCCGCACTGACGCGGCCGCCGCGCGCTGCCCGGCTCGCCCCCGTACGGCGGCGGCTGGCCGCGGCGCCCCGGCCGGTGGGCCGCACGCTGGTGATCACCGCGACGGTCTTCGTGCTGGCCTCGCTCCTCACCTTCTCGCTGGGCGCCCTCTCCGACGCCAACCCGGCGGCGGCCGTCCTCGGCGATCAGGCGACACCGGCCGACATCGCGCGGATGGAGGCGCAGTTCGGTCTTGACCGGCCGCTGCACGCGCAGTATCTGAGCTGGCTCGGCCAGGCGCTGACGGGCGATCTCGGAGTGTCGTGGTTCACCGGAGTGCCGGTGGCCGACAGCGTCGCTCAGGCGCTGCCGGTGGATCTGTCGATCGCGGGACTGGCCCTGCTGCTCGCGGTGGTGATCGGCGGCGGCACCGGGATCGTGGCCGCCCTGAACAACGGCGGCCGGATCGACCGGGCCGTCACCCTCGTCTGCTCCGTACTGAGCACCCTGCCGCCGTTCCTCATCGGCATCGTCCTGATCGTCGTCCTCGCGGTGCAGCTCGGCGCGCTGCCCACCGGCGGATACGTGCCGTTCGGCGAGAGCCCGGGGCAGTGGCTGCGGTACGCGATCCTGCCGGCGTTCGCGCTGAGCCTCGACGCCGCCGCCTCCATGGCCAGGCAGCTGCGCACCTCGCTCGTGGGCGCGTTGCGCGAGAACTATGTGACGGGCGCGCAGATGCGCGGCTTCTCCGCGCGGCGGGTGCTGTTCGGACATGTCCTGCGCAACGCGGCCGGGCCCGCGCTCTCCGTGCTCGGTGTGAGTGTGCCGGTGATCCTCGGCGGTGCGGTCGTCACCGAGAAGATCTTCAACCTGCCGGGGATCGCCCAGCTGTCGCTCCAGTCCGCCGAACAGCACGACATCCCCGTCATCCAGGGAACGCTGCTGGTCACCGTCGCCGTGGTGCTCGTCGCCAACATCGGTGTCAACGCGGCGCTCGCCGCGCTCAACCCGGCGGCCCGCGGGCAGCCGGGCGGCGGCGGGCGCGGCGCCGCCGGGGACGGGGGTACGGCATGA
- a CDS encoding ABC transporter substrate-binding protein → MPFFRTPSPTAGADRPGAAVPSGASRRTFLGLSLGAGAALALTACGGQSTSAAGGRGSTLKWGWNLTTSWDPVTSSAGWDVHTLSLVYSGLTTLDESGGAVPALATSWKYNDAGTVVTFTLRSGQKFSDGTPVDATAVKKSIERGRDDEKSLVASQLVGVQEITAVDAHTVRLRLAAPDFQIPLLLAGKTGMIVNPKVFESDAASLATRPAGHGPYTLVSYVQNAKAVLRRNPDYWDAGRVKIENFELYPLPEPSTVVAALTSGQYDVAQIPGSQVEAAKAAGLEVQVIPSMVVAVLDVHNGKEPFTDPDVALALKYAVDREELLKTASFGHGEVTRQPFPKGYAGHDDALDKLFPYDPEKARQLLAKAGHADGLKITLSAQKAEGVPELIQAQLQKVGITATIETVPSARATQLVYVQRSKALYVDQFAGRESATQGFQVLFGKEGLMNPGRTTSPELEKALDAVRRTPLDSPQYPSVLQKATGIAVRTMPNVFLYTTPRILARNRKVSEIPPYTVVQRFEGVTVS, encoded by the coding sequence ATGCCGTTCTTCCGTACCCCTTCGCCGACCGCCGGCGCGGACCGCCCCGGCGCGGCCGTTCCGTCCGGCGCGTCCCGGCGCACCTTCCTCGGGCTCTCGCTCGGTGCGGGCGCCGCCCTCGCGCTGACGGCCTGCGGCGGGCAGTCCACCTCGGCGGCCGGCGGCCGGGGCTCCACGCTCAAGTGGGGCTGGAACCTGACCACTTCGTGGGACCCGGTCACCTCGTCGGCGGGCTGGGACGTGCACACTCTGTCCCTCGTCTACTCGGGGCTCACCACCCTCGACGAGTCCGGCGGCGCCGTTCCCGCTCTCGCCACGTCGTGGAAGTACAACGACGCGGGCACGGTCGTCACCTTCACCCTCCGGAGCGGTCAGAAGTTCAGCGACGGGACGCCGGTCGACGCCACCGCCGTGAAGAAGAGCATCGAGCGCGGCCGTGACGACGAGAAGTCACTCGTCGCCTCGCAGCTCGTCGGCGTCCAGGAGATCACGGCGGTCGACGCCCACACCGTCCGACTGCGGCTCGCGGCACCCGACTTCCAGATCCCGCTGCTGCTGGCGGGCAAGACCGGAATGATCGTCAACCCGAAGGTCTTCGAGAGCGACGCCGCGAGCCTCGCCACCAGGCCGGCGGGCCACGGCCCCTACACCCTGGTGTCGTACGTCCAGAACGCGAAGGCCGTCCTGCGCCGCAACCCGGACTACTGGGACGCGGGACGCGTCAAGATCGAGAACTTCGAGCTGTATCCGCTCCCCGAGCCCTCGACGGTGGTCGCGGCGCTCACCTCCGGGCAGTACGACGTCGCGCAGATACCCGGCAGCCAGGTCGAGGCGGCCAAGGCGGCCGGACTGGAGGTGCAGGTCATCCCCTCGATGGTGGTGGCCGTCCTCGATGTCCACAACGGCAAGGAGCCCTTCACCGACCCGGATGTGGCCCTCGCCCTCAAATACGCCGTCGACCGCGAGGAGCTGCTGAAGACCGCGTCCTTCGGCCACGGCGAAGTCACCCGGCAGCCCTTCCCCAAGGGGTACGCGGGCCACGACGACGCCTTGGACAAGCTCTTCCCGTACGACCCCGAGAAGGCCAGGCAGCTCCTCGCCAAGGCGGGCCACGCCGACGGGCTGAAGATCACGCTGTCCGCCCAGAAGGCCGAGGGCGTACCGGAACTGATCCAGGCTCAGCTGCAGAAGGTCGGGATCACGGCCACCATCGAGACCGTCCCGTCGGCCCGCGCCACCCAGCTCGTCTACGTCCAGCGCAGCAAGGCGCTGTACGTCGACCAGTTCGCCGGACGCGAGTCCGCCACCCAGGGCTTCCAGGTGCTCTTCGGCAAGGAGGGGCTGATGAACCCGGGCCGCACCACCTCGCCCGAGCTGGAGAAGGCACTCGACGCGGTCCGTCGAACCCCGCTGGACTCGCCCCAGTACCCGTCCGTCCTCCAGAAGGCGACCGGGATCGCCGTACGCACCATGCCGAACGTCTTCCTCTACACCACCCCGCGCATCCTGGCCCGCAACCGCAAGGTCTCCGAGATCCCCCCGTACACCGTGGTCCAACGGTTCGAAGGGGTCACCGTCTCATGA
- a CDS encoding DsbA family protein encodes MTAGAPGPLVTVTEFTDPACPWAWGSQPVFRLLGRTLGERARWRTVFAILFDEDEDPAPDPDAEARWYEGFIREVTVHTRAPYARRLNWLTRSSWPASRAAKAAEAQGPEVARRVLRRLRESTFAHGVPADTPDGIRAAVQGVPGLDEDRLLRELAAPESRDAVRADWAEARRPLPEVLDLQGPGPHPGRAKETGDHCRYALPTLLFDGPGGRVCVPGWRPLETYLDAVRTAAGERLALDPVQEPPAVALERWRSLTGPELALLCGESTPPPGAVRVETGHGPLWLHPDEPLRALVPGGGPQ; translated from the coding sequence ATGACCGCCGGAGCGCCCGGGCCGCTGGTCACGGTCACCGAATTCACCGATCCCGCCTGCCCCTGGGCGTGGGGCTCCCAGCCGGTCTTCCGGCTGCTCGGCCGCACGCTCGGGGAGCGCGCCCGGTGGCGGACGGTCTTCGCCATCCTCTTCGACGAGGACGAGGACCCGGCCCCCGATCCGGACGCGGAGGCCCGCTGGTACGAGGGGTTCATCCGCGAGGTGACCGTCCACACGCGGGCCCCGTACGCGCGGCGGCTGAACTGGCTGACGCGCAGCAGCTGGCCCGCCTCCCGCGCCGCCAAGGCGGCCGAGGCGCAGGGGCCCGAGGTGGCGCGGCGAGTGCTGCGGCGGCTGCGGGAGAGCACCTTCGCGCACGGCGTCCCCGCCGACACGCCCGACGGCATCCGGGCCGCCGTACAGGGAGTTCCCGGTCTGGACGAGGACCGGCTGCTGCGTGAACTGGCCGCCCCGGAGAGCCGGGACGCGGTACGGGCCGACTGGGCCGAGGCCCGCCGGCCGCTGCCCGAGGTGCTGGACCTCCAGGGCCCCGGGCCGCATCCGGGGCGGGCGAAGGAGACCGGCGACCACTGCCGCTACGCCCTGCCGACGCTGTTGTTCGACGGTCCAGGCGGCCGGGTGTGCGTGCCGGGATGGCGGCCCCTGGAGACGTATCTCGACGCTGTGCGCACGGCCGCCGGGGAGCGCCTGGCCCTCGACCCCGTACAGGAGCCTCCGGCGGTGGCGCTGGAGCGGTGGAGGAGCCTGACCGGGCCCGAACTCGCCCTGCTGTGCGGAGAGTCGACGCCGCCGCCAGGAGCAGTACGGGTCGAGACCGGCCACGGGCCGCTCTGGCTGCACCCGGACGAACCGCTGCGCGCCCTCGTTCCCGGGGGAGGTCCCCAGTGA
- a CDS encoding RrF2 family transcriptional regulator — MQISAKADYAVRALVELAADSGRPLTCESIASSQDIPFRFLKSVFRALRQAGLVRSQRGCEGGYWIGRDPATISVAEVMTAVDGEFLTLRGERPEALGYPGAAGRLPDLWREVEAAARSVLGAANIAELAAAEGRPGAPSEGPAPDAPASLGITRALSV, encoded by the coding sequence ATGCAGATCTCGGCGAAGGCGGACTACGCGGTGAGGGCGCTCGTCGAACTCGCCGCCGACAGCGGACGGCCACTGACGTGTGAGTCCATCGCGTCCTCCCAGGACATCCCGTTCCGCTTCCTCAAATCGGTCTTCCGCGCACTGCGGCAGGCCGGTCTGGTGCGCAGTCAGCGCGGGTGCGAGGGCGGGTACTGGATCGGCCGCGACCCGGCGACGATCAGTGTGGCCGAGGTGATGACGGCGGTCGACGGGGAGTTCCTCACCCTGCGCGGGGAGCGGCCCGAGGCCCTCGGATACCCGGGCGCGGCCGGGCGGCTGCCGGATCTGTGGCGGGAGGTCGAGGCCGCCGCGCGGTCGGTGCTCGGCGCGGCGAACATCGCCGAACTCGCCGCCGCTGAAGGCCGGCCGGGCGCCCCGTCCGAGGGGCCGGCGCCGGACGCGCCGGCGTCGCTCGGGATCACCCGGGCGCTCTCGGTATGA
- a CDS encoding cupin domain-containing protein, giving the protein MASHDAFHPDLPDHDHDHGTATGGLPPLARLHHIRADALDGDTAQTGGMRRFAAISGASVGSERIWMGQTHVSPETASSNHHHGASETAIHVVKGHPEFVFLDDSGGAPEEIRIRTSPGDYIFVPPYVPHREENPDAAEEAVVVIARSTQEAIVVNLPELYVLGGTGDSGESA; this is encoded by the coding sequence ATGGCCTCGCACGACGCGTTCCACCCCGACCTCCCGGACCATGATCACGACCACGGTACGGCGACGGGCGGGCTGCCGCCGCTCGCCCGGCTGCACCACATCCGCGCCGACGCCCTCGACGGCGACACCGCGCAGACCGGCGGGATGCGGCGCTTCGCCGCCATCAGCGGCGCGAGCGTCGGATCGGAGCGCATCTGGATGGGGCAGACCCATGTCTCGCCCGAGACGGCGTCCTCCAACCACCACCACGGCGCGTCGGAGACCGCCATCCATGTGGTGAAGGGACATCCGGAGTTCGTGTTCCTCGACGACTCGGGTGGCGCGCCCGAGGAGATCCGTATCCGCACCTCGCCGGGCGACTACATCTTCGTTCCGCCGTACGTCCCGCACCGCGAGGAGAATCCCGACGCGGCCGAGGAGGCCGTGGTGGTCATCGCCCGCAGCACGCAGGAGGCGATCGTGGTCAATCTGCCGGAGCTGTACGTCCTCGGCGGGACCGGCGACAGCGGCGAGAGCGCCTGA
- a CDS encoding UDP-N-acetylmuramoyl-L-alanyl-D-glutamate--2,6-diaminopimelate ligase: MKLSELLAGHDHEILRGDPDTAITAGVGIDAHRISPGALFIAVPGHPEGGPEAIGPALARGAVAVLVEATIPREAAPGAPGAVPADTEACVVRVRDARKAASAVAARYHGEPGRAMDMVAVTGTNGKTSVSYMVESVLRLAENAGVGVIGTAGSRIGDELIPMPRSVLTTPEAPDFQYLLGHMRDRGVTTVVLEATSMGLLQHRVDHAHVDVGVFTNLTQDHLDDHGTMENYRDAKLRLFQGLCERAVVNADDPVGASIGALMPGAVTTYALDAEADYRATDLTMDAYGTRFTLHHAGRKYPAAIPVPGRFSVANALATVAACHLLGHALPGLIGALDRMPPVPGRFERFETPAGVSVIVDYAHSPDSLEKVLTAIRDFARGRVITVFGCGGDRDITKRARMGEIAGTHSDLCVLTSDNPRNEDPGRIMDQIAPGIDATATPYERLGDRREAIAFALAEAGRDDLVLIAGRGSEPYQIVGERLIPFSDMATVRELAR; this comes from the coding sequence GTGAAGTTGAGCGAACTGCTCGCCGGGCACGACCACGAGATCCTGCGCGGCGATCCCGACACGGCGATCACCGCGGGCGTCGGCATCGACGCGCACCGCATCTCGCCCGGTGCGCTGTTCATCGCGGTGCCCGGACACCCGGAGGGCGGTCCCGAGGCCATCGGCCCGGCGCTCGCCCGGGGCGCGGTCGCGGTGCTGGTCGAAGCCACGATCCCGCGCGAGGCGGCGCCGGGGGCCCCGGGAGCGGTGCCCGCGGACACGGAGGCGTGTGTGGTCCGGGTGCGGGACGCCCGCAAGGCCGCCTCCGCCGTCGCCGCCCGCTACCACGGCGAGCCGGGGCGCGCGATGGACATGGTGGCCGTGACGGGCACCAACGGCAAGACATCGGTCTCGTACATGGTGGAGTCCGTGCTGCGGCTCGCCGAGAACGCAGGCGTCGGGGTCATCGGGACGGCGGGCAGCCGGATCGGTGACGAGCTGATCCCCATGCCGAGGTCGGTGCTGACCACACCCGAGGCACCGGACTTCCAGTACCTGCTGGGGCACATGCGCGACCGCGGGGTCACCACCGTGGTCCTGGAGGCCACGTCCATGGGGCTGTTGCAGCACCGGGTGGACCACGCCCACGTCGACGTCGGTGTCTTCACCAATCTGACGCAGGATCACCTGGACGACCACGGCACCATGGAGAACTACCGCGACGCCAAACTCCGGCTGTTCCAGGGGCTGTGCGAACGTGCCGTGGTCAACGCGGACGACCCGGTGGGCGCGTCGATCGGCGCGCTGATGCCGGGCGCCGTGACGACGTACGCGCTCGACGCCGAGGCGGACTACCGGGCGACCGACCTCACCATGGACGCGTACGGCACCCGGTTCACCCTGCACCACGCCGGACGCAAGTATCCGGCTGCCATCCCGGTACCCGGCCGGTTCTCCGTGGCGAACGCCCTCGCCACCGTGGCCGCCTGCCATCTGCTGGGGCACGCCCTGCCCGGACTGATCGGCGCGCTCGACCGGATGCCCCCGGTCCCGGGGCGGTTCGAGCGCTTCGAGACCCCGGCGGGTGTCTCGGTGATCGTCGACTACGCGCACTCCCCGGACTCGCTGGAGAAGGTGCTCACGGCCATCCGCGACTTCGCGCGCGGCCGGGTCATCACCGTCTTCGGCTGCGGCGGCGACCGCGACATCACCAAGCGCGCGCGGATGGGGGAGATCGCCGGAACACACTCGGACCTGTGCGTGCTCACCTCCGACAACCCGCGCAACGAGGACCCCGGCCGGATCATGGACCAGATCGCCCCGGGGATCGACGCCACAGCGACCCCCTACGAGCGGCTCGGGGACCGCCGCGAGGCCATCGCGTTCGCCCTGGCCGAAGCGGGCCGGGACGACCTCGTGCTGATCGCCGGCCGGGGCAGCGAGCCGTACCAGATCGTCGGCGAGCGGCTCATTCCGTTCAGCGACATGGCGACGGTGCGCGAACTCGCCCGGTAG
- a CDS encoding DUF2510 domain-containing protein, producing the protein MTYTTPPGWHPDPGHTGDGPRQERWWDGSAWTDELRAAPPGAWGPPGAPPYPAAPPAVPRGNGRRLIVGVTAAVVALALAGGFYLLGRDNGGGAVGAAGNGSAPSAAPSGPGDRSPAPEGRRGEGGSGGGGESGAPGQPQTEDGYATDAASGISIPVPDGWSGESGMIGAGVTTGKYTCPGDSSADCVRGGVFSAPAAALKNTAKTAKESAEKDIAANAEESYGGDIYGVSSHEQLKSEAVTVAGQKGYLVRWKVVTSKGDDGYVQSLVFPSPATPSLLVVVRSGFDINDKAPELSVMDDITKGIKAAPSTGGGSGQGV; encoded by the coding sequence GTGACCTACACGACTCCGCCCGGCTGGCATCCCGATCCCGGACACACAGGTGACGGCCCCCGTCAGGAACGATGGTGGGACGGTTCCGCCTGGACCGACGAACTCCGCGCGGCCCCGCCCGGCGCGTGGGGACCGCCGGGCGCGCCGCCGTATCCCGCCGCGCCGCCGGCCGTGCCGCGCGGCAACGGCCGGCGCCTGATCGTCGGTGTCACCGCCGCGGTGGTGGCGCTCGCCCTGGCGGGTGGCTTCTACCTGCTCGGCCGTGACAACGGCGGTGGCGCTGTCGGCGCCGCCGGAAACGGATCCGCTCCGTCCGCCGCGCCCTCGGGCCCCGGGGACCGGAGCCCGGCGCCCGAGGGCCGCCGGGGCGAGGGCGGCTCCGGCGGTGGCGGCGAGAGCGGCGCGCCGGGTCAGCCGCAGACCGAGGACGGGTACGCCACCGACGCGGCCAGCGGGATCAGCATTCCGGTACCGGACGGCTGGAGCGGTGAGTCCGGGATGATCGGCGCCGGCGTGACGACCGGGAAGTACACCTGCCCCGGCGACTCCTCGGCGGACTGTGTGCGCGGCGGAGTGTTCTCCGCGCCCGCCGCCGCGCTGAAGAACACCGCCAAGACGGCCAAGGAGTCCGCCGAGAAGGATATCGCGGCCAACGCCGAGGAGTCCTACGGCGGCGACATCTACGGGGTCTCCTCGCACGAGCAGCTCAAGTCCGAGGCGGTCACCGTGGCCGGGCAGAAGGGCTATCTGGTCCGCTGGAAGGTGGTCACCAGCAAGGGTGACGACGGCTACGTGCAGTCACTCGTCTTCCCCTCGCCCGCCACCCCGAGCCTGCTGGTCGTCGTCCGCTCCGGCTTCGACATCAACGACAAGGCCCCCGAGCTGTCGGTCATGGACGACATCACGAAGGGCATCAAGGCCGCGCCGAGTACCGGCGGCGGCAGCGGGCAGGGCGTCTGA
- a CDS encoding acyl-CoA synthetase → MPPLFPALAARSQRPALRFGDRTLSHAELAEAAGSVAVAIAGARRVAVWATPTLGTAVGVVGALLAGVPVVPVNPRSGARELAHIVADSAPTHVLAEPDDELPPALAALVRVTPSAGSRAGSGEEAADGEGAGEGPPVPGTFAEPSPESPALIVYTSGTTGPPKGAVLPHRAVTATLDALADAWQWTADDVLVHALPLFHVHGLILGVLGPLRRGGAVRHLGRFETEGVARELLSGATMLFGVPTMYHRIAEALPGDPALVKALAGARLLVSGSAALPVHDHRRITAATGRRVVERYGMTETLMNTSVRADGEARAGTVGVPLPGVELRLVDEAGAAIEAYDGESVGEIQVRGPNLFTEYLNRPDATADAFTDGWFRTGDMAIRDPDGYVRIVGRKATDLIKSGGYKIGAGEIENVLLEHPGVREAAVTGEPDADLGERIVAWIVPEHAETRPSAEELADHVAAQLAAHKRPRVVRYLDALPRNDMGKIMKRALPG, encoded by the coding sequence GTGCCCCCTCTCTTCCCGGCCCTCGCCGCACGTTCGCAGCGCCCCGCTCTGCGGTTCGGGGACCGTACCCTCAGCCACGCCGAACTGGCCGAAGCGGCGGGCTCCGTGGCCGTCGCGATCGCCGGAGCGCGCCGGGTCGCGGTCTGGGCCACGCCCACCCTCGGCACGGCGGTGGGCGTGGTGGGCGCGCTGCTCGCCGGGGTCCCCGTCGTCCCCGTCAACCCCAGGAGCGGCGCACGGGAGCTGGCCCACATCGTCGCGGACAGCGCCCCCACGCATGTCCTCGCCGAACCGGACGACGAACTGCCGCCCGCCCTGGCCGCGCTGGTACGCGTCACCCCGTCGGCCGGGAGCCGAGCGGGAAGCGGCGAGGAAGCCGCCGACGGCGAAGGCGCCGGCGAGGGGCCGCCGGTCCCCGGGACCTTCGCCGAGCCCTCCCCGGAGTCTCCCGCGCTCATCGTCTACACCTCCGGCACCACCGGACCGCCCAAGGGCGCCGTGCTGCCCCACCGCGCCGTCACCGCCACGCTGGACGCGCTGGCCGACGCCTGGCAGTGGACGGCCGACGACGTACTCGTCCACGCGCTGCCCCTCTTCCATGTCCACGGCCTGATCCTCGGCGTCCTCGGCCCGCTGCGCCGGGGTGGCGCGGTGCGCCACCTGGGCCGGTTCGAGACCGAGGGCGTCGCCCGTGAACTCCTCTCGGGCGCCACGATGCTCTTCGGCGTGCCCACCATGTACCACCGCATCGCCGAGGCGCTTCCCGGAGATCCCGCCCTGGTGAAGGCGCTGGCCGGGGCGCGGCTGCTGGTGTCGGGGTCGGCGGCGCTGCCCGTGCACGACCACCGCAGGATCACCGCGGCGACCGGCCGCCGGGTCGTCGAGCGGTACGGAATGACCGAGACCCTGATGAACACCAGCGTGCGCGCCGACGGCGAGGCCCGCGCCGGAACGGTCGGCGTGCCGCTGCCCGGCGTGGAACTCCGCCTCGTCGACGAGGCGGGCGCCGCGATCGAGGCGTACGACGGGGAGAGCGTGGGCGAGATCCAGGTGCGCGGACCGAACCTGTTCACGGAGTATCTGAACCGGCCCGACGCCACGGCTGACGCCTTCACCGACGGCTGGTTCCGCACCGGCGACATGGCGATCCGGGACCCCGACGGCTACGTCCGGATCGTCGGCCGCAAGGCCACCGACCTGATCAAGAGCGGCGGTTACAAGATCGGCGCGGGCGAGATCGAGAACGTGCTCCTGGAGCACCCCGGGGTACGGGAGGCCGCCGTGACCGGCGAGCCCGACGCGGACCTCGGCGAGCGGATCGTCGCCTGGATCGTCCCGGAACACGCCGAAACCCGGCCGTCCGCCGAGGAGTTGGCGGACCACGTGGCGGCCCAGCTCGCCGCGCACAAGAGGCCCCGCGTCGTGCGCTATCTCGACGCCCTGCCCCGCAACGACATGGGCAAGATCATGAAGCGGGCGCTGCCCGGCTGA
- a CDS encoding MFS transporter, translating to MPLALLALAIGAFGIGTTEFVIMGLLPQVATEYGVTIPTAGLLVTGYALGVVVGAPLMTALGTRIPRKRMLMLLMGLFVVGNALSALAPGFGLMLAGRVVASLAHGAFFGIGSVVAASMVAPRKKAGAIAMIFTGLTVANVVGVPLGTFIGQSAGWRATFLLVAGLGVLGLLGIARLVPEQPVAEGVRLRHELAAFRDTQVLLAMAMTVLGFGGVFAAITYISPMMTGTAGFAESSVTWLLVLFGLGMVGGNLLGGVFADRRLMPLLYVTLGGLTLVLALFTLTAHNKIAAAVTIVLIGGLGFATVPPLQKRVLDRASAAPTLASAVNIGAFNLGNALAAWLGGLVIAAGHGYTAPNWVGAALAGSALVLAFVSSALERRTPAPAGPATAPAEAVREAGAATVR from the coding sequence ATGCCCCTCGCGCTTCTCGCCCTCGCCATCGGGGCGTTCGGCATCGGCACCACGGAGTTCGTCATCATGGGGCTGCTTCCCCAGGTGGCCACCGAGTACGGCGTCACGATCCCCACCGCTGGCCTGCTCGTCACCGGCTACGCCCTCGGAGTCGTCGTCGGCGCCCCGCTGATGACCGCCCTCGGGACCCGGATCCCCCGCAAGCGGATGCTGATGCTGCTGATGGGGCTCTTCGTGGTGGGCAACGCGCTCTCCGCGCTTGCGCCCGGCTTCGGGCTGATGCTGGCCGGCCGGGTCGTCGCCTCGCTCGCCCACGGCGCCTTCTTCGGCATCGGATCCGTCGTGGCGGCCTCGATGGTCGCCCCGCGGAAGAAGGCGGGCGCCATCGCCATGATATTCACCGGGCTGACCGTCGCCAATGTCGTGGGCGTACCGCTGGGCACGTTCATCGGGCAGAGCGCCGGCTGGCGGGCGACCTTCCTGCTCGTCGCCGGCCTCGGTGTGCTCGGTCTGCTCGGGATCGCCCGACTGGTGCCGGAGCAGCCCGTGGCCGAGGGCGTACGGCTGCGCCACGAGCTCGCCGCCTTCCGCGATACGCAGGTGCTCCTCGCCATGGCGATGACCGTGCTCGGCTTCGGCGGGGTCTTCGCGGCGATCACCTACATCAGTCCGATGATGACCGGGACCGCCGGCTTCGCGGAGTCCTCGGTGACCTGGCTGCTGGTCCTCTTCGGACTGGGCATGGTCGGCGGCAACCTCCTGGGCGGCGTATTCGCCGACCGGCGGCTGATGCCGCTGCTCTACGTCACCCTGGGCGGGCTCACCCTGGTGCTGGCGCTGTTCACGCTCACCGCCCACAACAAGATCGCGGCGGCCGTCACGATCGTGCTGATCGGCGGGCTGGGCTTCGCGACCGTGCCGCCGCTCCAGAAGAGGGTCCTCGACCGGGCGTCCGCCGCGCCCACGCTGGCCTCCGCGGTCAATATCGGCGCCTTCAACCTCGGCAACGCGCTGGCGGCCTGGCTCGGCGGCCTGGTCATAGCCGCGGGACACGGATACACCGCGCCCAACTGGGTCGGCGCCGCACTCGCCGGATCCGCGCTCGTCCTCGCCTTCGTCTCCAGCGCTCTGGAGCGCCGTACGCCCGCCCCCGCCGGGCCCGCCACCGCACCGGCGGAGGCTGTACGGGAGGCCGGCGCCGCCACCGTCCGGTGA
- a CDS encoding MarR family winged helix-turn-helix transcriptional regulator — MTATDTALTGLAQGWCALSLLHSRIEGHIERALQSGHDLSVREYSLLDVLSRQHDGEGGHLQMKQVADAVVLSQSATTRLVTRLEDRGLLVRYLCPTDRRGIYTNVSEEGLELLARARPTNDGALREALDEAAKLPELAPLVRTVEARGTSA; from the coding sequence ATGACCGCCACGGACACCGCGCTGACCGGACTCGCGCAGGGCTGGTGCGCCCTCTCCCTGCTGCACAGCAGGATCGAGGGGCACATCGAGCGCGCCCTTCAGTCCGGACACGACCTCAGCGTCCGCGAGTACTCCCTGCTCGACGTCCTCAGCCGGCAGCACGACGGCGAGGGCGGTCATCTCCAGATGAAGCAGGTCGCCGACGCCGTCGTGCTCAGCCAGAGCGCCACCACCCGCCTGGTCACCCGCCTGGAGGACCGCGGCCTGCTCGTCCGCTATCTGTGCCCGACCGACCGTCGCGGGATCTACACCAATGTCAGCGAGGAGGGCCTGGAGCTGCTTGCCCGAGCGCGGCCGACCAATGACGGGGCGCTCCGGGAAGCACTCGACGAGGCGGCGAAGCTCCCCGAACTCGCCCCCCTGGTCAGGACGGTCGAGGCGCGCGGCACGTCCGCCTGA
- a CDS encoding type B 50S ribosomal protein L31, with product MKPRIHPVSRPVVYRDRAAGTAFLTRSTADSARRVEWEDGNTYPVIDVEISSASHPFYTGKGRVVDTAGRVERFERRYGKREG from the coding sequence ATGAAGCCTCGTATCCACCCCGTCTCCCGTCCCGTCGTCTACCGCGACCGCGCGGCGGGCACCGCGTTCCTGACGCGTTCGACCGCCGATTCGGCGCGGCGCGTGGAGTGGGAGGACGGCAACACGTACCCCGTCATTGACGTCGAGATCTCTTCCGCGAGTCACCCGTTCTACACGGGTAAGGGGCGTGTGGTGGACACCGCGGGCCGGGTGGAGCGTTTCGAGCGCCGGTACGGAAAGCGCGAAGGCTGA